A genomic segment from Drosophila miranda strain MSH22 chromosome 3, D.miranda_PacBio2.1, whole genome shotgun sequence encodes:
- the LOC108159832 gene encoding glycine-rich cell wall structural protein 1 isoform X6 — translation MALKWALLITMLTLARSAKLDNKYLPPPASAASAGGSPGAGLQGPGGGFGGGGGGGGRPGGGNNGLGGINNGLGGFSGAGGASRPIGPAPAQRPSAPAASPPAGPPIPILSFVNENDGDGNYRFSYETGNGIKAQEEGTVKNKGSDSEIPSVMGSYSYTNPEGELVEISYTADENGFVPSGAALPTPPPVPEAIAKALAAQGISVLPGGGFSGGAGGQGGAGGPGGYGGAGGQGGGGGSGYGGGAGRGGAPGVGGQGGFGGGPGAPGGGGGQGGGGGAGYGGGAGRGGAPGAGGQGGFGGGPGAPGGGGGQGGGGGAGYGGGAGRGGAPGAGGQGGFGGGAGAPGGGGGQGGGGGAGYSGGAGRGGAPGAGGQGGFGGGPGAPGGGGGPGAPGGGGGQGGGGGAGYGGGAGRGGAPGAGGQGGFGGGAGAPGGGGGQGGGGGAGYGGGAGRGGAPGAGGQGGFGGGPGAPGGGGGQGGGGGAGYGGGAGRGGAPGAGGQGGFGGGPGAPGGGGGQGGGGGAGYGGGAGRGGAPGAGGQGGFGGGPGAPGGGGGQGGGGGAGYGGGAGRGGAPGAGGQGGFGGGPGAPGGGGGQGGGGGAGRGGAPGAGSQYIPPPPGLPGGGRGSGDFNPQTGYSY, via the exons ATGGCTCTGAAATGG GCTCTTCTGATCACGATGCTGACGCTGGCGCGGAGTGCAAAGTTGGACAACAAATACCTGCCGCCGCCGGCGAGTGCGGCTAGTGCGGGCGGCAGTCCGGGAGCAGGTCTCCAGGGACCAGGAGGTGGCtttggcggtggcggtggcggtggcggaaggCCAGGAGGTGGCAATAACGGATTGGGTGGAATCAACAATGGCCTGGGCGGATTTTCAGGCGCTGGCGGTGCAAGTCGACCCATTGGACCGGCCCCCGCTCAACGTCCCAGTGCTCCAGCGGCTTCTCCTCCAGCTGGTCCGCCCATCCCAATATTGTCGTTCGTGAACGAAAACGATGGCGACGGCAACTACCGTTTCAGTTACGAGACGGGCAACGGCATCAAGGCCCAGGAGGAGGGCACCGTGAAGAACAAGGGCTCCGACAGTGAGATCCCTTCCGTTATGGGCTCCTACTCGTACACCAATCCCGAGGGCGAGCTGGTCGAGATCTCGTACACGGCCGATGAGAACGGATTCGTTCCCTCCGGAGCAGCACTACCAACACCACCGCCCGTTCCGGAGGCCATTGCCAAAGCATTAGCCGCCCAGGGTATTTCTGTACTTCCGGGTGGTGGCTTCAGTGGAGGAGCCGGTGGCCAGG GAGGCGCCGGTGGCCCAGGAGGATATGGAGGCGCCGGTGGGCAGG GAGGTGGCGGCGGATCAGGATATGGCGGTGGAGCAGGTCGAGGGGGTGCTCCAGGAGTCGGCGGCCAAGGAGGATTTGGAGGTGGGCCTGGTGCTCCAGGAGGCGGCGGTGGTCAAG GAGGCGGCGGAGGTGCAGGATATGGTGGTGGAGCAGGTCGAGGGGGTGCTCCAGGAGCCGGCGGCCAAGGAGGATTTGGAGGTGGGCCTGGTGCTCCAGGAGGCGGCGGTGGGCAAG GAGGCGGCGGAGGTGCAGGATATGGCGGTGGAGCAGGTCGAGGAGGTGCTCCAGGAGCCGGCGGCCAAGGAGGATTTGGAGGTGGAGCAGGAGCTCCAGGAGGCGGCGGTGGGCAAG GAGGCGGCGGTGGAGCAGGATATAGCGGTGGAGCAGGTCGAGGGGGTGCTCCAGGAGCCGGCGGCCAAGGAGGATTTGGTGGTGGGCCTGGTGCTCCAGGAGGCGGCGGTGGGCCTGGTGCTCCAGGAGGCGGCGGTGGGCAAG GAGGCGGTGGAGGAGCAGGATATGGCGGTGGAGCAGGTCGAGGAGGTGCTCCAGGAGCCGGCGGCCAAGGAGGATTTGGAGGTGGAGCAGGAGCTCCAGGAGGCGGCGGTGGGCAAG GAGGCGGCGGGGGAGCAGGATATGGCGGTGGAGCAGGTCGAGGGGGTGCTCCAGGAGCCGGCGGCCAAGGAGGATTTGGTGGTGGGCCTGGTGCTCCAGGAGGCGGCGGTGGGCAAG GAGGCGGTGGAGGAGCAGGATATGGCGGTGGAGCAGGTCGAGGAGGTGCTCCTGGAGCCGGCGGTCAAGGAGGATTTGGTGGTGGGCCTGGTGCTCCAGGAGGCGGCGGTGGGCAAG GAGGCGGCGGAGGAGCAGGATATGGCGGTGGAGCAGGTCGAGGAGGTGCTCCAGGAGCCGGCGGCCAAGGAGGATTTGGTGGTGGGCCTGGTGCTCCAGGAGGCGGCGGTGGGCAAG GAGGCGGCGGAGGAGCAGGATATGGCGGAGGAGCAGGACGAGGGGGTGCTCCAGGTGCCGGCGGCCAAGGAGGATTTGGTGGTGGGCCTGGTGCTCCAGGAGGCGGCGGTGGGCAAG GAGGCGGCGGGGGAGCCGGACGCGGTGGTGCTCCAGGAGCGGGCTCTCAGTACATCCCCCCACCACCTGGACTCCCAGGAGGTGGACGGGGCAGCGGCGACTTCAATCCCCAGACTGGCTATAGCTATTGA
- the LOC108159832 gene encoding glycine-rich cell wall structural protein 1 isoform X8 translates to MALKWALLITMLTLARSAKLDNKYLPPPASAASAGGSPGAGLQGPGGGFGGGGGGGGRPGGGNNGLGGINNGLGGFSGAGGASRPIGPAPAQRPSAPAASPPAGPPIPILSFVNENDGDGNYRFSYETGNGIKAQEEGTVKNKGSDSEIPSVMGSYSYTNPEGELVEISYTADENGFVPSGAALPTPPPVPEAIAKALAAQGISVLPGGGFSGGAGGQGGAGGPGGYGGAGGQGGGGGSGYGGGAGRGGAPGVGGQGGFGGGPGAPGGGGGQGGGGGAGYGGGAGRGGAPGAGGQGGFGGGPGAPGGGGGQGGGGGAGYGSGAGRGGAPGAGGQGGFGGGPGAPGGGGGQGGGGGAGYGGGAGRGGAPGAGGQGGFGGGAGAPGGGGGQGGGGGAGYSGGAGRGGAPGAGGQGGFGGGPGAPGGGGGPGAPGGGGGQGGGGGAGYGGGAGRGGAPGAGGQGGFGGGAGAPGGGGGQGGGGGAGYGGGAGRGGAPGAGGQGGFGGGPGAPGGGGGQGGGGGAGYGGGAGRGGAPGAGGQGGFGGGPGAPGGGGGQGGGGGAGYGGGAGRGGAPGAGGQGGFGGGPGAPGGGGGQGGGGGAGRGGAPGAGSQYIPPPPGLPGGGRGSGDFNPQTGYSY, encoded by the exons ATGGCTCTGAAATGG GCTCTTCTGATCACGATGCTGACGCTGGCGCGGAGTGCAAAGTTGGACAACAAATACCTGCCGCCGCCGGCGAGTGCGGCTAGTGCGGGCGGCAGTCCGGGAGCAGGTCTCCAGGGACCAGGAGGTGGCtttggcggtggcggtggcggtggcggaaggCCAGGAGGTGGCAATAACGGATTGGGTGGAATCAACAATGGCCTGGGCGGATTTTCAGGCGCTGGCGGTGCAAGTCGACCCATTGGACCGGCCCCCGCTCAACGTCCCAGTGCTCCAGCGGCTTCTCCTCCAGCTGGTCCGCCCATCCCAATATTGTCGTTCGTGAACGAAAACGATGGCGACGGCAACTACCGTTTCAGTTACGAGACGGGCAACGGCATCAAGGCCCAGGAGGAGGGCACCGTGAAGAACAAGGGCTCCGACAGTGAGATCCCTTCCGTTATGGGCTCCTACTCGTACACCAATCCCGAGGGCGAGCTGGTCGAGATCTCGTACACGGCCGATGAGAACGGATTCGTTCCCTCCGGAGCAGCACTACCAACACCACCGCCCGTTCCGGAGGCCATTGCCAAAGCATTAGCCGCCCAGGGTATTTCTGTACTTCCGGGTGGTGGCTTCAGTGGAGGAGCCGGTGGCCAGG GAGGCGCCGGTGGCCCAGGAGGATATGGAGGCGCCGGTGGGCAGG GAGGTGGCGGCGGATCAGGATATGGCGGTGGAGCAGGTCGAGGGGGTGCTCCAGGAGTCGGCGGCCAAGGAGGATTTGGAGGTGGGCCTGGTGCTCCAGGAGGCGGCGGTGGTCAAG GAGGCGGCGGAGGTGCAGGATATGGTGGTGGAGCAGGTCGAGGGGGTGCTCCAGGAGCCGGCGGCCAAGGAGGATTTGGAGGTGGGCCTGGTGCTCCAGGAGGCGGCGGTGGGCAAG GAGGCGGCGGAGGAGCAGGATATGGCAGTGGAGCAGGTCGAGGAGGTGCTCCAGGAGCCGGCGGCCAAGGAGGATTTGGTGGTGGGCCTGGTGCTCCAGGAGGCGGTGGTGGGCAAG GAGGCGGCGGAGGTGCAGGATATGGCGGTGGAGCAGGTCGAGGAGGTGCTCCAGGAGCCGGCGGCCAAGGAGGATTTGGAGGTGGAGCAGGAGCTCCAGGAGGCGGCGGTGGGCAAG GAGGCGGCGGTGGAGCAGGATATAGCGGTGGAGCAGGTCGAGGGGGTGCTCCAGGAGCCGGCGGCCAAGGAGGATTTGGTGGTGGGCCTGGTGCTCCAGGAGGCGGCGGTGGGCCTGGTGCTCCAGGAGGCGGCGGTGGGCAAG GAGGCGGTGGAGGAGCAGGATATGGCGGTGGAGCAGGTCGAGGAGGTGCTCCAGGAGCCGGCGGCCAAGGAGGATTTGGAGGTGGAGCAGGAGCTCCAGGAGGCGGCGGTGGGCAAG GAGGCGGCGGGGGAGCAGGATATGGCGGTGGAGCAGGTCGAGGGGGTGCTCCAGGAGCCGGCGGCCAAGGAGGATTTGGTGGTGGGCCTGGTGCTCCAGGAGGCGGCGGTGGGCAAG GAGGCGGTGGAGGAGCAGGATATGGCGGTGGAGCAGGTCGAGGAGGTGCTCCTGGAGCCGGCGGTCAAGGAGGATTTGGTGGTGGGCCTGGTGCTCCAGGAGGCGGCGGTGGGCAAG GAGGCGGCGGAGGAGCAGGATATGGCGGTGGAGCAGGTCGAGGAGGTGCTCCAGGAGCCGGCGGCCAAGGAGGATTTGGTGGTGGGCCTGGTGCTCCAGGAGGCGGCGGTGGGCAAG GAGGCGGCGGGGGAGCCGGACGCGGTGGTGCTCCAGGAGCGGGCTCTCAGTACATCCCCCCACCACCTGGACTCCCAGGAGGTGGACGGGGCAGCGGCGACTTCAATCCCCAGACTGGCTATAGCTATTGA
- the LOC108159832 gene encoding glycine-rich cell wall structural protein 1 isoform X16 → MALKWALLITMLTLARSAKLDNKYLPPPASAASAGGSPGAGLQGPGGGFGGGGGGGGRPGGGNNGLGGINNGLGGFSGAGGASRPIGPAPAQRPSAPAASPPAGPPIPILSFVNENDGDGNYRFSYETGNGIKAQEEGTVKNKGSDSEIPSVMGSYSYTNPEGELVEISYTADENGFVPSGAALPTPPPVPEAIAKALAAQGISVLPGGGFSGGAGGQGGAGGPGGYGGAGGQGGGGGSGYGGGAGRGGAPGVGGQGGFGGGPGAPGGGGGQGGGGGAGYGGGAGRGGAPGAGGQGGFGGGPGAPGGGGGQGGGGGAGYGGGAGRGGAPGAGGQGGFGGGPGAPGGGGGQGGGGGAGYGGGAGRGGAPGAGGQGGFGGGPGAPGGGGGQGGGGGAGYGGGAGRGGAPGAGGQGGFGGGPGAPGGGGGQGGGGGAGRGGAPGAGSQYIPPPPGLPGGGRGSGDFNPQTGYSY, encoded by the exons ATGGCTCTGAAATGG GCTCTTCTGATCACGATGCTGACGCTGGCGCGGAGTGCAAAGTTGGACAACAAATACCTGCCGCCGCCGGCGAGTGCGGCTAGTGCGGGCGGCAGTCCGGGAGCAGGTCTCCAGGGACCAGGAGGTGGCtttggcggtggcggtggcggtggcggaaggCCAGGAGGTGGCAATAACGGATTGGGTGGAATCAACAATGGCCTGGGCGGATTTTCAGGCGCTGGCGGTGCAAGTCGACCCATTGGACCGGCCCCCGCTCAACGTCCCAGTGCTCCAGCGGCTTCTCCTCCAGCTGGTCCGCCCATCCCAATATTGTCGTTCGTGAACGAAAACGATGGCGACGGCAACTACCGTTTCAGTTACGAGACGGGCAACGGCATCAAGGCCCAGGAGGAGGGCACCGTGAAGAACAAGGGCTCCGACAGTGAGATCCCTTCCGTTATGGGCTCCTACTCGTACACCAATCCCGAGGGCGAGCTGGTCGAGATCTCGTACACGGCCGATGAGAACGGATTCGTTCCCTCCGGAGCAGCACTACCAACACCACCGCCCGTTCCGGAGGCCATTGCCAAAGCATTAGCCGCCCAGGGTATTTCTGTACTTCCGGGTGGTGGCTTCAGTGGAGGAGCCGGTGGCCAGG GAGGCGCCGGTGGCCCAGGAGGATATGGAGGCGCCGGTGGGCAGG GAGGTGGCGGCGGATCAGGATATGGCGGTGGAGCAGGTCGAGGGGGTGCTCCAGGAGTCGGCGGCCAAGGAGGATTTGGAGGTGGGCCTGGTGCTCCAGGAGGCGGCGGTGGTCAAG GAGGCGGCGGAGGTGCAGGATATGGTGGTGGAGCAGGTCGAGGGGGTGCTCCAGGAGCCGGCGGCCAAGGAGGATTTGGAGGTGGGCCTGGTGCTCCAGGAGGCGGCGGTGGGCAAG GAGGCGGTGGAGGAGCAGGATATGGCGGTGGAGCAGGTCGAGGAGGTGCTCCTGGAGCCGGCGGTCAAGGAGGATTTGGTGGTGGGCCTGGTGCTCCAGGAGGCGGCGGTGGGCAAG GAGGCGGCGGAGGAGCAGGATATGGCGGTGGAGCAGGTCGAGGAGGTGCTCCAGGAGCCGGCGGCCAAGGAGGATTTGGTGGTGGGCCTGGTGCTCCAGGAGGCGGCGGTGGGCAAG GAGGCGGCGGAGGAGCAGGATATGGCGGAGGAGCAGGACGAGGGGGTGCTCCAGGTGCCGGCGGCCAAGGAGGATTTGGTGGTGGGCCTGGTGCTCCAGGAGGCGGCGGTGGGCAAG GAGGCGGCGGGGGAGCCGGACGCGGTGGTGCTCCAGGAGCGGGCTCTCAGTACATCCCCCCACCACCTGGACTCCCAGGAGGTGGACGGGGCAGCGGCGACTTCAATCCCCAGACTGGCTATAGCTATTGA
- the LOC108159832 gene encoding glycine-rich cell wall structural protein 1 isoform X4, with product MALKWALLITMLTLARSAKLDNKYLPPPASAASAGGSPGAGLQGPGGGFGGGGGGGGRPGGGNNGLGGINNGLGGFSGAGGASRPIGPAPAQRPSAPAASPPAGPPIPILSFVNENDGDGNYRFSYETGNGIKAQEEGTVKNKGSDSEIPSVMGSYSYTNPEGELVEISYTADENGFVPSGAALPTPPPVPEAIAKALAAQGISVLPGGGFSGGAGGQGGAGGPGGYGGAGGQGGGGGSGYGGGAGRGGAPGVGGQGGFGGGPGAPGGGGGQGGGGGAGYGGGAGRGGAPGAGGQGGFGGGPGAPGGGGGQGGGGGAGYGSGAGRGGAPGAGGQGGFGGGPGAPGGGGGQGGGGGAGYGGGAGRGGAPGAGGQGGFGGGAGAPGGGGGQGGGGGAGYSGGAGRGGAPGAGGQGGFGGGPGAPGGGGGPGAPGGGGGQGGGGGAGYGGGAGRGGAPGAGGQGGFGGGPGAPGGGGGQGGGGGAGYGGGAGRGGAPGAGGQGGFGGGPGAPGGGGGQGGGGGAGYGGGAGRGGAPGAGGQGGFGGGPGAPGGGGGQGGGGGAGYGGGAGRGGAPGAGGQGGFGGGPGAPGGGGGQGGGGGAGRGGAPGAGSQYIPPPPGLPGGGRGSGDFNPQTGYSY from the exons ATGGCTCTGAAATGG GCTCTTCTGATCACGATGCTGACGCTGGCGCGGAGTGCAAAGTTGGACAACAAATACCTGCCGCCGCCGGCGAGTGCGGCTAGTGCGGGCGGCAGTCCGGGAGCAGGTCTCCAGGGACCAGGAGGTGGCtttggcggtggcggtggcggtggcggaaggCCAGGAGGTGGCAATAACGGATTGGGTGGAATCAACAATGGCCTGGGCGGATTTTCAGGCGCTGGCGGTGCAAGTCGACCCATTGGACCGGCCCCCGCTCAACGTCCCAGTGCTCCAGCGGCTTCTCCTCCAGCTGGTCCGCCCATCCCAATATTGTCGTTCGTGAACGAAAACGATGGCGACGGCAACTACCGTTTCAGTTACGAGACGGGCAACGGCATCAAGGCCCAGGAGGAGGGCACCGTGAAGAACAAGGGCTCCGACAGTGAGATCCCTTCCGTTATGGGCTCCTACTCGTACACCAATCCCGAGGGCGAGCTGGTCGAGATCTCGTACACGGCCGATGAGAACGGATTCGTTCCCTCCGGAGCAGCACTACCAACACCACCGCCCGTTCCGGAGGCCATTGCCAAAGCATTAGCCGCCCAGGGTATTTCTGTACTTCCGGGTGGTGGCTTCAGTGGAGGAGCCGGTGGCCAGG GAGGCGCCGGTGGCCCAGGAGGATATGGAGGCGCCGGTGGGCAGG GAGGTGGCGGCGGATCAGGATATGGCGGTGGAGCAGGTCGAGGGGGTGCTCCAGGAGTCGGCGGCCAAGGAGGATTTGGAGGTGGGCCTGGTGCTCCAGGAGGCGGCGGTGGTCAAG GAGGCGGCGGAGGTGCAGGATATGGTGGTGGAGCAGGTCGAGGGGGTGCTCCAGGAGCCGGCGGCCAAGGAGGATTTGGAGGTGGGCCTGGTGCTCCAGGAGGCGGCGGTGGGCAAG GAGGCGGCGGAGGAGCAGGATATGGCAGTGGAGCAGGTCGAGGAGGTGCTCCAGGAGCCGGCGGCCAAGGAGGATTTGGTGGTGGGCCTGGTGCTCCAGGAGGCGGTGGTGGGCAAG GAGGCGGCGGAGGTGCAGGATATGGCGGTGGAGCAGGTCGAGGAGGTGCTCCAGGAGCCGGCGGCCAAGGAGGATTTGGAGGTGGAGCAGGAGCTCCAGGAGGCGGCGGTGGGCAAG GAGGCGGCGGTGGAGCAGGATATAGCGGTGGAGCAGGTCGAGGGGGTGCTCCAGGAGCCGGCGGCCAAGGAGGATTTGGTGGTGGGCCTGGTGCTCCAGGAGGCGGCGGTGGGCCTGGTGCTCCAGGAGGCGGCGGTGGGCAAG GAGGCGGCGGGGGAGCAGGATATGGCGGTGGAGCAGGTCGAGGGGGTGCTCCAGGAGCCGGCGGCCAAGGAGGATTTGGTGGTGGGCCTGGTGCTCCAGGAGGCGGCGGTGGGCAAG GAGGCGGTGGAGGAGCAGGATATGGCGGTGGAGCAGGTCGAGGAGGTGCTCCTGGAGCCGGCGGTCAAGGAGGATTTGGTGGTGGGCCTGGTGCTCCAGGAGGCGGCGGTGGGCAAG GAGGCGGCGGAGGAGCAGGATATGGCGGTGGAGCAGGTCGAGGAGGTGCTCCAGGAGCCGGCGGCCAAGGAGGATTTGGTGGTGGGCCTGGTGCTCCAGGAGGCGGCGGTGGGCAAG GAGGCGGCGGAGGAGCAGGATATGGCGGAGGAGCAGGACGAGGGGGTGCTCCAGGTGCCGGCGGCCAAGGAGGATTTGGTGGTGGGCCTGGTGCTCCAGGAGGCGGCGGTGGGCAAG GAGGCGGCGGGGGAGCCGGACGCGGTGGTGCTCCAGGAGCGGGCTCTCAGTACATCCCCCCACCACCTGGACTCCCAGGAGGTGGACGGGGCAGCGGCGACTTCAATCCCCAGACTGGCTATAGCTATTGA
- the LOC108159832 gene encoding glycine-rich cell wall structural protein 1 isoform X7, translating into MALKWALLITMLTLARSAKLDNKYLPPPASAASAGGSPGAGLQGPGGGFGGGGGGGGRPGGGNNGLGGINNGLGGFSGAGGASRPIGPAPAQRPSAPAASPPAGPPIPILSFVNENDGDGNYRFSYETGNGIKAQEEGTVKNKGSDSEIPSVMGSYSYTNPEGELVEISYTADENGFVPSGAALPTPPPVPEAIAKALAAQGISVLPGGGFSGGAGGQGGAGGPGGYGGAGGQGGGGGSGYGGGAGRGGAPGVGGQGGFGGGPGAPGGGGGQGGGGGAGYGGGAGRGGAPGAGGQGGFGGGPGAPGGGGGQGGGGGAGYGSGAGRGGAPGAGGQGGFGGGPGAPGGGGGQGGGGGAGYGGGAGRGGAPGAGGQGGFGGGAGAPGGGGGQGGGGGAGYSGGAGRGGAPGAGGQGGFGGGPGAPGGGGGPGAPGGGGGQGGGGGAGYGGGAGRGGAPGAGGQGGFGGGAGAPGGGGGQGGGGGAGYGGGAGRGGAPGAGGQGGFGGGPGAPGGGGGQGGGGGAGYGGGAGRGGAPGAGGQGGFGGGPGAPGGGGGQGGGGGAGYGGGAGRGGAPGAGGQGGFGGGPGAPGGGGGQGGGGGAGRGGAPGAGSQYIPPPPGLPGGGRGSGDFNPQTGYSY; encoded by the exons ATGGCTCTGAAATGG GCTCTTCTGATCACGATGCTGACGCTGGCGCGGAGTGCAAAGTTGGACAACAAATACCTGCCGCCGCCGGCGAGTGCGGCTAGTGCGGGCGGCAGTCCGGGAGCAGGTCTCCAGGGACCAGGAGGTGGCtttggcggtggcggtggcggtggcggaaggCCAGGAGGTGGCAATAACGGATTGGGTGGAATCAACAATGGCCTGGGCGGATTTTCAGGCGCTGGCGGTGCAAGTCGACCCATTGGACCGGCCCCCGCTCAACGTCCCAGTGCTCCAGCGGCTTCTCCTCCAGCTGGTCCGCCCATCCCAATATTGTCGTTCGTGAACGAAAACGATGGCGACGGCAACTACCGTTTCAGTTACGAGACGGGCAACGGCATCAAGGCCCAGGAGGAGGGCACCGTGAAGAACAAGGGCTCCGACAGTGAGATCCCTTCCGTTATGGGCTCCTACTCGTACACCAATCCCGAGGGCGAGCTGGTCGAGATCTCGTACACGGCCGATGAGAACGGATTCGTTCCCTCCGGAGCAGCACTACCAACACCACCGCCCGTTCCGGAGGCCATTGCCAAAGCATTAGCCGCCCAGGGTATTTCTGTACTTCCGGGTGGTGGCTTCAGTGGAGGAGCCGGTGGCCAGG GAGGCGCCGGTGGCCCAGGAGGATATGGAGGCGCCGGTGGGCAGG GAGGTGGCGGCGGATCAGGATATGGCGGTGGAGCAGGTCGAGGGGGTGCTCCAGGAGTCGGCGGCCAAGGAGGATTTGGAGGTGGGCCTGGTGCTCCAGGAGGCGGCGGTGGTCAAG GAGGCGGCGGAGGTGCAGGATATGGTGGTGGAGCAGGTCGAGGGGGTGCTCCAGGAGCCGGCGGCCAAGGAGGATTTGGAGGTGGGCCTGGTGCTCCAGGAGGCGGCGGTGGGCAAG GAGGCGGCGGAGGAGCAGGATATGGCAGTGGAGCAGGTCGAGGAGGTGCTCCAGGAGCCGGCGGCCAAGGAGGATTTGGTGGTGGGCCTGGTGCTCCAGGAGGCGGTGGTGGGCAAG GAGGCGGCGGAGGTGCAGGATATGGCGGTGGAGCAGGTCGAGGAGGTGCTCCAGGAGCCGGCGGCCAAGGAGGATTTGGAGGTGGAGCAGGAGCTCCAGGAGGCGGCGGTGGGCAAG GAGGCGGCGGTGGAGCAGGATATAGCGGTGGAGCAGGTCGAGGGGGTGCTCCAGGAGCCGGCGGCCAAGGAGGATTTGGTGGTGGGCCTGGTGCTCCAGGAGGCGGCGGTGGGCCTGGTGCTCCAGGAGGCGGCGGTGGGCAAG GAGGCGGTGGAGGAGCAGGATATGGCGGTGGAGCAGGTCGAGGAGGTGCTCCAGGAGCCGGCGGCCAAGGAGGATTTGGAGGTGGAGCAGGAGCTCCAGGAGGCGGCGGTGGGCAAG GAGGCGGTGGAGGAGCAGGATATGGCGGTGGAGCAGGTCGAGGAGGTGCTCCTGGAGCCGGCGGTCAAGGAGGATTTGGTGGTGGGCCTGGTGCTCCAGGAGGCGGCGGTGGGCAAG GAGGCGGCGGAGGAGCAGGATATGGCGGTGGAGCAGGTCGAGGAGGTGCTCCAGGAGCCGGCGGCCAAGGAGGATTTGGTGGTGGGCCTGGTGCTCCAGGAGGCGGCGGTGGGCAAG GAGGCGGCGGAGGAGCAGGATATGGCGGAGGAGCAGGACGAGGGGGTGCTCCAGGTGCCGGCGGCCAAGGAGGATTTGGTGGTGGGCCTGGTGCTCCAGGAGGCGGCGGTGGGCAAG GAGGCGGCGGGGGAGCCGGACGCGGTGGTGCTCCAGGAGCGGGCTCTCAGTACATCCCCCCACCACCTGGACTCCCAGGAGGTGGACGGGGCAGCGGCGACTTCAATCCCCAGACTGGCTATAGCTATTGA
- the LOC108159832 gene encoding glycine-rich cell wall structural protein isoform X14 — MALKWALLITMLTLARSAKLDNKYLPPPASAASAGGSPGAGLQGPGGGFGGGGGGGGRPGGGNNGLGGINNGLGGFSGAGGASRPIGPAPAQRPSAPAASPPAGPPIPILSFVNENDGDGNYRFSYETGNGIKAQEEGTVKNKGSDSEIPSVMGSYSYTNPEGELVEISYTADENGFVPSGAALPTPPPVPEAIAKALAAQGISVLPGGGFSGGAGGQGGAGGPGGYGGAGGQGGGGGSGYGGGAGRGGAPGVGGQGGFGGGPGAPGGGGGQGGGGGAGYGGGAGRGGAPGAGGQGGFGGGPGAPGGGGGQGGGGGAGYGSGAGRGGAPGAGGQGGFGGGPGAPGGGGGQGGGGGAGYGGGAGRGGAPGAGGQGGFGGGAGAPGGGGGQGGGGGAGYSGGAGRGGAPGAGGQGGFGGGPGAPGGGGGPGAPGGGGGQGGGGGAGYGGGAGRGGAPGAGGQGGFGGGPGAPGGGGGQGGGGGAGYGGGAGRGGAPGAGGQGGFGGGPGAPGGGGGQGGGGGAGRGGAPGAGSQYIPPPPGLPGGGRGSGDFNPQTGYSY; from the exons ATGGCTCTGAAATGG GCTCTTCTGATCACGATGCTGACGCTGGCGCGGAGTGCAAAGTTGGACAACAAATACCTGCCGCCGCCGGCGAGTGCGGCTAGTGCGGGCGGCAGTCCGGGAGCAGGTCTCCAGGGACCAGGAGGTGGCtttggcggtggcggtggcggtggcggaaggCCAGGAGGTGGCAATAACGGATTGGGTGGAATCAACAATGGCCTGGGCGGATTTTCAGGCGCTGGCGGTGCAAGTCGACCCATTGGACCGGCCCCCGCTCAACGTCCCAGTGCTCCAGCGGCTTCTCCTCCAGCTGGTCCGCCCATCCCAATATTGTCGTTCGTGAACGAAAACGATGGCGACGGCAACTACCGTTTCAGTTACGAGACGGGCAACGGCATCAAGGCCCAGGAGGAGGGCACCGTGAAGAACAAGGGCTCCGACAGTGAGATCCCTTCCGTTATGGGCTCCTACTCGTACACCAATCCCGAGGGCGAGCTGGTCGAGATCTCGTACACGGCCGATGAGAACGGATTCGTTCCCTCCGGAGCAGCACTACCAACACCACCGCCCGTTCCGGAGGCCATTGCCAAAGCATTAGCCGCCCAGGGTATTTCTGTACTTCCGGGTGGTGGCTTCAGTGGAGGAGCCGGTGGCCAGG GAGGCGCCGGTGGCCCAGGAGGATATGGAGGCGCCGGTGGGCAGG GAGGTGGCGGCGGATCAGGATATGGCGGTGGAGCAGGTCGAGGGGGTGCTCCAGGAGTCGGCGGCCAAGGAGGATTTGGAGGTGGGCCTGGTGCTCCAGGAGGCGGCGGTGGTCAAG GAGGCGGCGGAGGTGCAGGATATGGTGGTGGAGCAGGTCGAGGGGGTGCTCCAGGAGCCGGCGGCCAAGGAGGATTTGGAGGTGGGCCTGGTGCTCCAGGAGGCGGCGGTGGGCAAG GAGGCGGCGGAGGAGCAGGATATGGCAGTGGAGCAGGTCGAGGAGGTGCTCCAGGAGCCGGCGGCCAAGGAGGATTTGGTGGTGGGCCTGGTGCTCCAGGAGGCGGTGGTGGGCAAG GAGGCGGCGGAGGTGCAGGATATGGCGGTGGAGCAGGTCGAGGAGGTGCTCCAGGAGCCGGCGGCCAAGGAGGATTTGGAGGTGGAGCAGGAGCTCCAGGAGGCGGCGGTGGGCAAG GAGGCGGCGGTGGAGCAGGATATAGCGGTGGAGCAGGTCGAGGGGGTGCTCCAGGAGCCGGCGGCCAAGGAGGATTTGGTGGTGGGCCTGGTGCTCCAGGAGGCGGCGGTGGGCCTGGTGCTCCAGGAGGCGGCGGTGGGCAAG GAGGCGGCGGAGGAGCAGGATATGGCGGTGGAGCAGGTCGAGGAGGTGCTCCAGGAGCCGGCGGCCAAGGAGGATTTGGTGGTGGGCCTGGTGCTCCAGGAGGCGGCGGTGGGCAAG GAGGCGGCGGAGGAGCAGGATATGGCGGAGGAGCAGGACGAGGGGGTGCTCCAGGTGCCGGCGGCCAAGGAGGATTTGGTGGTGGGCCTGGTGCTCCAGGAGGCGGCGGTGGGCAAG GAGGCGGCGGGGGAGCCGGACGCGGTGGTGCTCCAGGAGCGGGCTCTCAGTACATCCCCCCACCACCTGGACTCCCAGGAGGTGGACGGGGCAGCGGCGACTTCAATCCCCAGACTGGCTATAGCTATTGA